Proteins encoded in a region of the Flavobacterium sp. MDT1-60 genome:
- a CDS encoding helix-turn-helix domain-containing protein codes for MDDFLIGIGKRLKEIRKKNSLTIHEVANRAGVSNGLISRIENGRTIPSLPVLIELIQSLNTDVSYFFEGVENTKNAKYIHIKKEDYQKIEKEDRAETTGFNYYHIFSKSINSIGFEAVILDVEPNCKREKVITDAWEFKYIIKGSVTYLIDDVEVIVNEGDSLCFNGRHPHVPENRTTENCVMLVLYFYSESNS; via the coding sequence ATGGACGATTTTTTAATTGGTATTGGAAAAAGATTAAAAGAAATTAGAAAGAAAAATTCGCTAACCATTCATGAAGTTGCCAACAGAGCCGGAGTTAGTAATGGATTAATTTCGAGAATCGAAAACGGACGAACTATCCCGTCATTGCCAGTTTTAATTGAATTGATACAATCCTTAAATACCGATGTCAGCTATTTCTTTGAAGGCGTCGAAAACACCAAAAATGCCAAATACATTCATATTAAAAAAGAAGACTATCAAAAGATAGAAAAAGAAGACAGAGCTGAAACTACTGGTTTTAATTACTATCATATCTTCAGTAAAAGCATTAATTCTATTGGTTTTGAAGCTGTAATTCTTGACGTTGAACCTAATTGCAAACGTGAAAAAGTAATCACAGATGCCTGGGAATTTAAATATATCATCAAAGGAAGTGTAACTTATCTTATAGACGATGTTGAAGTTATTGTAAACGAAGGCGATTCGTTATGTTTTAATGGTAGACATCCTCACGTTCCTGAAAACAGAACGACAGAAAATTGTGTTATGTTAGTGCTTTACTTCTACTCTGAAAGTAATAGTTAA
- a CDS encoding RNA polymerase sigma factor, translating to MSSNLILRLREGDDSCFKEIYDLYHFKVFCFVKKYTAQLADSEDVTQNVFIHLWKYRTKLDPNVELEAILFKSSKQEISKWYKKQNRIFSVENDQLIRELDSSEESDDSIDIKLEKIQYLLDQVPEKRRKIFNLHKFEDLSYKEIAAEMDMSPSAVANQISKTLQYLKKNSVKNHELYWFALFCMSQSDAFVC from the coding sequence ATGAGTTCTAATTTGATATTAAGGTTACGGGAGGGTGATGATTCTTGTTTTAAAGAAATCTACGATTTATATCATTTTAAAGTATTTTGTTTTGTAAAAAAATATACTGCTCAACTGGCAGATTCAGAAGATGTGACGCAAAATGTCTTTATTCATCTTTGGAAATATAGAACTAAACTAGATCCAAATGTTGAGTTGGAAGCCATCTTGTTTAAAAGCTCAAAACAAGAAATTTCAAAATGGTATAAAAAGCAAAACAGGATTTTTTCAGTAGAAAACGATCAATTGATTCGGGAACTTGATTCTTCCGAAGAGTCCGACGATAGTATAGATATAAAGCTTGAAAAAATACAATATCTTCTCGATCAGGTTCCTGAAAAAAGAAGAAAGATATTTAACCTTCATAAGTTTGAAGACCTTAGTTACAAAGAGATTGCTGCCGAAATGGATATGTCTCCAAGTGCTGTAGCAAATCAAATTTCAAAAACATTACAATACCTCAAAAAAAACTCAGTAAAAAACCATGAACTCTATTGGTTCGCATTATTTTGTATGAGTCAGTCTGACGCATTTGTTTGCTAA
- a CDS encoding TonB-dependent receptor: MKTIYKAIFIFSAILFAQNMTAQKATISGTVTDAQSPLPGATIILSNNQKATTDFSGYFTIQDVRPGNFELQIAYIGYETKTIAIEIKDNQKLNLGIIRLATNSKELNEVVVSGMTQRNSEARALNMQKKSMSIVNVIAADGIGKLPDRNAAETVQRMPGVSIERDQGEGRFVSVRGLPPFWSSTTINGNRIPTAEEETTSRATAFDFFPSDLIAYVEATKAITPDMDGDAIGGSVNFTTQTAPTKRTIKASVFSGYNQKSDKGIYSGSLTIGDKSKNGKFGYIVNGTYWNRNWATDNYEARRQGDQGVYRLELRDYTGVRKTTGLNGAMEFNPSSRDKIFLKATYGGLTDEETHYKHRIRFDKFSSTTNALTVEQQDIHNELMTQFIGIDLGGKHQLANGTLDWSLASYRNQFKYGNIPNAEDNSYFLIQFNQTGVGVKPEYMNTVPVANGGAGGPRAYWAADGGMLDPNNPKSIFDFYSDPNFKTDPTKMKFSTLELYKISIVERDNIIAAVNYEHNFNEKLKMKFGLKLTDKDRIATFRDEYYNWTGSPTPFLSNYSADLINQPSGTDYMRKETGTSIGNTFGPVLSTDGMTNLFNTSQGNLVLNPADSQIPELGKGLGRNFNVDETTSSFYGMATYLATDKWTVLGGVRVTNTNTKVTGKTVENNVVVDAENTKNYTSVLPMLHVKYTPVENLNLRFATTRTFARPNFGDISPAGSLNTIDGEYAGGNPNLNPTYSWNFDLLGEYFLDEVGIINAGVFYKSITDPIFDDTYQGTINGISDIEISSPTNGGNAWISGVEFGITKRFSFLPGFLKYFGTQINATFMNSEMTLGQNANNPNGRKVSTPYQAKELYNLQLFYESGKLNVRAAFNHKGAYATSFDANAKNTDRNDIYYGKYNSLDFSASYKVGEHFTIFSDVNNVLNEPLMYHFGETPNRPKQVEYYGVKFNLGLKYNL; the protein is encoded by the coding sequence ATGAAAACAATTTACAAGGCAATTTTTATTTTTTCTGCTATACTCTTTGCACAAAACATGACAGCGCAAAAAGCAACTATTAGCGGAACTGTTACCGATGCACAATCTCCATTGCCGGGAGCAACTATTATATTGTCTAATAATCAAAAAGCAACAACTGACTTCAGTGGTTATTTTACGATTCAGGATGTCAGACCAGGAAATTTTGAATTGCAAATTGCTTATATAGGATATGAAACAAAAACGATTGCAATTGAAATAAAAGATAATCAAAAATTAAATCTGGGAATCATCAGACTTGCTACAAATTCAAAAGAATTAAACGAAGTAGTGGTAAGCGGAATGACCCAACGAAATAGTGAAGCAAGAGCGCTAAACATGCAAAAGAAATCCATGAGCATTGTAAACGTAATTGCTGCCGATGGAATAGGAAAACTTCCGGATCGTAATGCAGCAGAAACCGTACAGCGTATGCCAGGAGTTTCTATTGAAAGAGATCAGGGTGAGGGACGTTTTGTGTCCGTAAGAGGTTTGCCACCGTTTTGGTCATCAACTACAATTAACGGTAACAGGATTCCAACGGCTGAAGAAGAAACAACTTCAAGAGCAACTGCATTCGACTTTTTTCCATCAGATCTTATCGCTTATGTTGAGGCTACAAAAGCCATTACACCTGATATGGATGGAGATGCAATCGGCGGAAGCGTAAATTTTACCACGCAGACTGCTCCAACAAAAAGAACAATTAAAGCAAGCGTTTTTAGCGGATACAATCAAAAATCGGATAAAGGAATTTACAGCGGATCGCTTACTATTGGTGATAAAAGTAAAAATGGAAAATTCGGTTACATTGTAAACGGAACTTACTGGAACAGAAACTGGGCTACGGATAATTACGAAGCCAGAAGACAAGGTGACCAGGGAGTGTACAGATTAGAATTGCGTGATTATACCGGAGTTAGAAAAACAACGGGTTTAAATGGTGCAATGGAATTTAATCCATCATCAAGAGATAAAATCTTCCTGAAAGCAACTTACGGTGGACTTACAGATGAAGAAACACATTATAAACACAGAATCCGTTTTGATAAATTCAGCAGTACAACAAATGCGTTGACTGTCGAACAACAGGATATTCACAACGAATTAATGACACAGTTTATTGGTATTGATTTAGGTGGAAAACATCAATTGGCAAATGGAACTTTAGACTGGAGCCTGGCTTCTTACAGAAATCAGTTTAAGTATGGAAATATTCCAAATGCAGAAGACAACAGTTATTTTTTAATTCAGTTTAATCAAACCGGAGTTGGAGTTAAGCCGGAATATATGAATACTGTTCCGGTTGCTAATGGCGGAGCAGGAGGACCCAGAGCGTATTGGGCTGCTGATGGCGGAATGCTGGATCCGAATAATCCAAAATCAATATTTGATTTTTACTCAGATCCAAATTTCAAAACAGATCCGACAAAAATGAAATTCTCAACCTTAGAATTGTATAAAATTAGCATTGTAGAAAGAGATAACATTATTGCGGCTGTAAACTATGAGCATAATTTTAATGAAAAACTAAAAATGAAATTTGGTCTGAAATTAACAGACAAAGATCGTATCGCCACTTTTCGAGATGAATATTACAATTGGACAGGATCTCCAACACCATTTTTATCCAACTATAGTGCTGATTTAATTAATCAGCCCAGCGGAACAGATTATATGAGAAAAGAAACCGGAACTTCTATTGGAAATACTTTCGGACCGGTTTTATCTACGGATGGAATGACGAATTTATTCAACACTTCACAAGGTAATTTGGTTTTAAATCCTGCAGATTCTCAAATTCCGGAATTAGGAAAAGGATTGGGAAGAAACTTTAATGTAGACGAAACTACCTCTTCTTTTTATGGAATGGCAACCTATTTAGCAACTGATAAATGGACTGTTTTAGGAGGGGTGAGAGTTACGAATACCAATACAAAAGTGACAGGAAAAACGGTAGAGAATAATGTAGTTGTTGATGCTGAAAACACCAAAAATTATACATCAGTATTGCCAATGTTACATGTAAAATATACTCCGGTTGAGAATTTAAACCTTCGTTTTGCGACAACCAGAACTTTTGCAAGACCCAACTTTGGAGACATTTCTCCAGCCGGTTCTTTGAATACTATTGATGGCGAATATGCTGGTGGAAATCCAAATTTGAATCCAACTTATTCCTGGAACTTTGATTTACTGGGAGAATATTTCCTTGATGAAGTGGGAATTATTAATGCAGGAGTTTTCTACAAATCAATCACAGATCCAATTTTTGATGATACCTACCAGGGAACTATTAACGGAATTTCGGATATCGAAATCAGTTCGCCAACAAATGGTGGTAACGCATGGATTAGCGGAGTTGAATTCGGAATCACAAAAAGATTCAGTTTTCTGCCTGGATTCTTAAAATATTTTGGAACTCAGATCAATGCAACCTTCATGAATTCTGAAATGACATTGGGACAAAATGCTAATAATCCGAACGGAAGAAAAGTGTCAACTCCATATCAGGCAAAAGAATTATACAACTTACAATTGTTTTATGAAAGTGGTAAACTTAATGTGAGAGCGGCTTTTAACCATAAAGGAGCCTATGCAACCAGTTTTGATGCCAATGCCAAAAATACAGATAGGAACGATATTTATTATGGTAAATACAACTCACTTGATTTTTCTGCTTCTTATAAAGTAGGTGAGCATTTCACCATCTTCAGTGATGTAAATAATGTATTAAATGAGCCTTTAATGTATCATTTTGGAGAAACTCCAAACCGACCAAAACAGGTGGAGTACTATGGAGTGAAATTCAATCTTGGACTTAAATATAATTTATAG
- a CDS encoding STN domain-containing protein, translating to MNNDSSRQFITAFWILLFGLFLGTSTIYAQNGTVSVDFKNSSPQKIIDNLKTQTPYQFVYQKDLDLSTPLVTLKKDNVSIDEILDDLQNLTNLNFKRTENNIAVKRNDVVKKKRMGKLPER from the coding sequence ATGAACAATGATTCTTCCAGGCAATTTATTACTGCCTTCTGGATTTTGCTTTTCGGATTATTTCTTGGAACAAGCACGATTTATGCACAAAATGGCACCGTATCGGTTGATTTTAAAAATTCTTCCCCACAAAAAATAATTGATAATTTAAAGACTCAGACTCCTTATCAGTTTGTTTATCAGAAAGATTTGGACTTAAGCACTCCTTTAGTAACATTAAAAAAAGACAATGTCTCGATTGATGAGATTTTAGATGATTTACAAAATCTGACAAACTTAAATTTCAAAAGAACCGAAAATAATATTGCGGTTAAGAGAAATGATGTGGTCAAAAAAAAAAGAATGGGAAAATTACCGGAAAGGTAG
- a CDS encoding FecR family protein, protein MKSNRFRDEWDEIPNEGFLPSEVRLRMWSKIRKSTTDKYKNYYKWAAAACAVIALSITGHQFLSSPDTAANKIASVRTFKKDVRILCLPDGTRVWLNEDTEIEYPSHFSKNERTITLKGEAFFEVKRDTSRPFIITSGPVKTTVLGTSFNIKAYGDKQSEVNVRTGKVKVEGAHNTVFLLRGDQAVYSPETFTVNKNKTKILEPDWKKVLIYVDGLTLEEVIAKLKKEHSFSVNYLEDDLKNLKIQGTLDTRQGFYEMLQTIAFALEIK, encoded by the coding sequence ATGAAGTCAAATAGATTTAGAGACGAATGGGATGAAATACCCAATGAGGGATTTCTTCCCTCGGAAGTTAGATTGCGAATGTGGAGCAAAATTCGGAAAAGCACTACTGATAAGTACAAAAACTATTATAAGTGGGCCGCCGCTGCTTGTGCTGTAATTGCATTATCGATAACTGGCCATCAGTTTCTTTCGTCTCCGGATACAGCGGCAAATAAAATTGCTTCTGTTCGAACATTTAAAAAAGATGTTCGTATTTTATGTCTGCCTGACGGAACAAGGGTTTGGTTAAATGAGGATACGGAAATAGAATATCCATCGCATTTTTCAAAAAACGAAAGAACGATTACTTTAAAGGGGGAAGCTTTTTTTGAAGTAAAACGTGATACTTCCAGACCGTTTATTATTACTTCGGGACCTGTTAAAACAACTGTTCTTGGAACGTCATTTAACATTAAAGCTTATGGTGACAAACAATCTGAAGTGAATGTACGAACCGGTAAAGTAAAAGTTGAGGGTGCACATAATACCGTTTTTCTACTAAGAGGTGACCAGGCAGTTTATAGTCCTGAAACGTTTACCGTAAATAAGAACAAAACAAAAATTCTGGAACCGGACTGGAAAAAGGTTCTGATTTATGTTGATGGTTTAACACTGGAAGAAGTCATAGCAAAGCTAAAAAAAGAGCATTCATTCTCTGTAAATTATTTAGAAGACGATCTGAAAAATCTGAAAATTCAAGGAACTCTTGATACCAGACAAGGCTTTTATGAGATGCTGCAAACTATTGCTTTTGCATTGGAAATAAAATAA
- a CDS encoding DUF4983 domain-containing protein, producing MKKIFRLSYVTILASVFLIASCTNDPAFLGDENAVNTKTISKTAKTAFLSSGTKKLLIIGIDGCRGDALMGANTPNVHALLPNSVYSLDALTEAPTWSGNGWSTMLSGVTHLKHGVTDNSFSSPKFGTYPSFLKRLETYNAALKTMSIVHWAPINTYIVDGIDLEKTVTTDLAVKNEVVAALTNDNPDALFLHFDDVDHAGHSYGFSLNVPQYKATIETTDGYIGEILTALKNRPNYANEDWLVIVAPDHGGIVTGSTGSHGGSSYEERNIFTIFNNKNFNSTKIEKAVDPTTSITGSFANFNSNNKYASTTNTLYNFGTSSFTVECRVKTSGYSSDPSLVSNKNWVSGKNRGFVICANTGGTWKVNIGDTQNRVDISGGTINDGKWHHLTMVVDRTAKLVKTYQDGAFVGQASIVNNFGSLTSGLPFAVGQDGTLTYGANVNGNIAEVRVWNKALSEASILNYTCSSVTASHPDYANLIGYWKGNNGSGNSFTDSSSKQIALTFPNAPTWTTSTATLKCGTATGVVPKMTDIAYSSLQWFGVPINSAWSLDGRSWLPAGN from the coding sequence ATGAAAAAGATTTTTAGATTAAGTTACGTTACAATTCTGGCAAGTGTATTTTTAATCGCATCTTGTACCAATGATCCTGCGTTTTTGGGAGATGAAAATGCAGTAAATACTAAAACAATTTCAAAAACGGCTAAAACAGCATTCCTAAGTAGTGGTACTAAAAAACTGCTTATTATTGGTATTGATGGCTGTCGCGGAGATGCTTTAATGGGGGCCAATACGCCAAATGTACATGCTTTATTACCCAATTCAGTTTATAGTCTTGATGCTTTAACAGAAGCACCAACATGGAGCGGAAATGGCTGGTCGACGATGCTTAGTGGTGTAACGCACTTAAAACATGGTGTAACAGATAATTCCTTTTCAAGTCCGAAATTTGGAACTTATCCAAGTTTTTTAAAGCGTTTGGAAACATATAATGCTGCTTTGAAAACCATGTCGATTGTACATTGGGCTCCAATCAATACTTATATTGTTGACGGAATTGATCTGGAGAAAACAGTTACCACAGATTTAGCTGTAAAAAATGAAGTAGTAGCAGCACTTACAAACGACAATCCGGATGCTTTATTTTTACATTTTGACGATGTAGATCACGCAGGTCATAGCTACGGATTTTCATTGAATGTACCACAATACAAAGCTACGATCGAAACAACAGATGGTTATATCGGAGAAATTTTGACTGCTTTAAAAAACAGGCCCAATTATGCCAACGAAGACTGGCTGGTTATTGTAGCACCAGATCATGGCGGAATAGTTACGGGTTCAACAGGATCTCACGGAGGATCATCTTATGAAGAAAGAAATATTTTTACCATCTTCAATAATAAAAATTTCAATTCAACAAAAATTGAAAAAGCAGTTGATCCAACCACATCGATTACAGGTAGTTTTGCCAATTTTAATTCGAACAACAAATACGCTTCAACAACAAATACGCTTTACAATTTTGGGACTTCAAGTTTTACGGTAGAATGCAGAGTGAAAACTTCTGGTTACTCTAGCGATCCTTCTTTAGTATCGAACAAAAATTGGGTAAGTGGTAAAAATCGCGGATTTGTGATTTGTGCCAATACCGGAGGAACATGGAAAGTAAATATTGGTGATACTCAAAATCGTGTTGATATTTCCGGAGGAACAATCAATGACGGGAAATGGCATCATTTAACCATGGTAGTGGATCGTACAGCAAAATTGGTTAAAACCTATCAGGATGGTGCTTTTGTTGGACAGGCATCAATTGTGAATAATTTTGGAAGTTTAACTTCGGGATTGCCGTTTGCTGTTGGTCAGGACGGAACTTTAACGTACGGTGCCAATGTAAACGGAAATATAGCGGAAGTTCGTGTATGGAATAAAGCTTTGTCTGAAGCTTCGATTTTAAACTATACCTGTTCATCTGTCACAGCTTCGCATCCGGATTATGCCAATCTTATCGGTTATTGGAAAGGAAATAATGGTTCAGGAAACAGTTTTACCGATTCGAGCAGCAAACAGATAGCGCTTACTTTTCCGAATGCGCCAACATGGACAACAAGTACAGCTACTTTAAAATGCGGAACTGCTACAGGAGTAGTTCCAAAAATGACAGATATTGCCTATTCTTCTCTACAATGGTTTGGAGTACCGATCAACTCAGCGTGGTCGTTAGACGGACGCTCCTGGCTTCCGGCGGGAAATTAA
- a CDS encoding TIGR03364 family FAD-dependent oxidoreductase codes for MKEKYDLIIVGSGVLGTFHAYHALQKGMSVAILEKNSKPEGATVRNFGQVVPSGMDRKWQNFGKESLKFYKDIQSQFDISIRENGTVYLASNEEEMQLIEELHQINISNDYESSLLTKEQCLSKYAGLRSDYCTGGLFFPQEVTVEPSTMIHKLHHYMTTNLGLDLFMNTTVLNVGNRNDGVVATISTGLEYKASKIIICNGSDFKILYPEIYNNSDLVVSKLQMLQTKPQNNYKLDGSILTGLTIRRYESFEECKSYAAIKAKEDPDSFEKKYGVHILFKQALDGSVILGDSHEYAPAKDIDALGFDLNMDIDNFMIEEAKKIIDLPTYEIQNRWFGMYSQCKTKDIFEHTVDENIHIITGIGGKGMTGSAGFAKHNIDKIFNA; via the coding sequence ATGAAAGAGAAATATGATTTAATAATTGTAGGGTCGGGAGTTTTAGGCACATTTCATGCTTATCACGCTTTACAAAAAGGAATGTCGGTTGCTATTTTGGAAAAAAACAGTAAACCGGAAGGTGCAACCGTTCGAAATTTTGGACAGGTTGTACCATCAGGAATGGACAGAAAATGGCAAAACTTCGGAAAAGAAAGTTTAAAATTTTACAAAGATATTCAGTCGCAATTTGATATCAGCATTCGCGAGAATGGGACTGTTTATTTGGCTTCAAACGAAGAGGAAATGCAGTTAATTGAAGAATTGCATCAAATAAATATTTCAAATGATTATGAATCCAGTTTGCTGACTAAAGAACAATGTTTGTCAAAATATGCCGGATTACGATCTGATTATTGCACTGGCGGTTTATTTTTTCCACAGGAAGTAACAGTTGAACCTTCAACAATGATTCATAAATTACATCACTATATGACTACCAATTTAGGCCTTGATTTATTTATGAATACCACTGTTTTGAATGTTGGAAACAGAAATGATGGAGTAGTGGCAACGATTTCTACAGGATTGGAATACAAAGCTTCAAAAATCATTATTTGTAACGGAAGTGATTTCAAAATTCTATACCCTGAAATTTATAATAATAGTGATTTGGTTGTTTCTAAACTTCAGATGCTACAGACCAAACCTCAGAACAATTACAAATTAGACGGTTCTATTTTGACAGGATTAACGATTAGAAGATATGAATCTTTTGAAGAATGTAAATCGTATGCCGCAATTAAGGCAAAAGAAGACCCGGATAGTTTTGAGAAAAAATATGGTGTTCACATCTTATTCAAACAGGCGCTGGACGGATCTGTAATTTTAGGCGATTCGCACGAGTATGCACCGGCAAAAGATATTGATGCTCTGGGATTTGATTTGAATATGGATATTGACAATTTCATGATTGAAGAAGCCAAAAAGATAATCGATTTGCCAACGTATGAAATTCAAAACAGATGGTTTGGAATGTATTCGCAATGCAAAACCAAAGATATTTTTGAACATACCGTTGATGAGAACATTCATATCATAACCGGAATAGGAGGCAAAGGAATGACCGGAAGCGCAGGATTTGCCAAACATAACATTGATAAAATTTTTAATGCTTAA
- a CDS encoding DUF5690 family protein produces the protein MSTKSSNFRFILKTSIAAFGTYFCMYAFRKPFTVATFDHMSFWGIDYKILLILAQVLGYTFSKFLGIKVISELKSARRILYLISFIAISELALLGFAVVPAPYNILFLFINGLPLGMIWGIVFSYIEGRKTTELLGVILCSSFIVSSGAAKSVGIFVLKVLGCNEFWMPFVSGLIFIIPLIAFSLFLEKIPNPDSEDLALRSKRRPLSKKERASLFQQFAFPLTAIIIFYAMLTAMREFRDNFARELWDTLGYKESISIYMYSEIPIAISVLLILGFLGSMKNNYKAFKNYHLVLFLGSLLIGITTFLFQKHLIGPLPWMIISGFGMYVCYIPFNGLFFDRMIATYKIDGNTGFLIYIADAFGYLGSVLVLFFKNFGDKNISLLSFFTTCIYLLSFVGIITTIMSFNYFKRKFKKTSKISTTPLYT, from the coding sequence ATGTCTACAAAATCATCTAATTTCAGGTTTATATTAAAAACATCCATAGCGGCATTTGGTACTTATTTTTGTATGTATGCTTTCAGGAAACCTTTTACAGTAGCGACATTCGACCATATGTCTTTCTGGGGAATTGACTATAAAATCTTGTTGATTTTAGCACAGGTCCTGGGATATACGTTTTCTAAGTTTTTGGGAATCAAGGTCATTTCAGAATTAAAATCGGCAAGAAGAATACTTTATTTAATAAGTTTTATAGCCATTTCTGAACTAGCTTTATTAGGTTTTGCAGTAGTGCCGGCACCTTATAATATTCTGTTTTTATTTATAAACGGATTGCCTTTGGGAATGATCTGGGGAATCGTTTTTTCTTATATCGAAGGAAGAAAAACAACTGAATTACTAGGCGTTATTTTATGTTCGAGTTTTATTGTTTCCTCCGGAGCAGCAAAGTCTGTGGGGATATTTGTCTTGAAGGTTTTGGGATGCAATGAGTTTTGGATGCCTTTTGTTTCTGGATTAATTTTTATTATTCCGTTAATTGCATTTTCATTGTTTTTGGAGAAAATCCCAAATCCGGATAGCGAAGATTTGGCTTTACGATCAAAAAGAAGACCCTTGAGCAAAAAAGAACGTGCTTCGTTATTTCAGCAATTTGCTTTTCCGTTAACGGCAATTATTATTTTCTATGCGATGCTAACAGCAATGAGGGAATTCAGAGATAATTTTGCCAGGGAATTGTGGGATACTTTAGGATATAAAGAGAGTATTTCAATTTATATGTATTCTGAAATTCCTATCGCCATATCGGTTTTGTTGATCCTGGGTTTTTTGGGAAGCATGAAAAACAATTATAAAGCATTCAAAAATTATCATTTGGTTCTATTTTTAGGTTCGTTACTTATCGGGATCACGACTTTTTTATTTCAAAAACATTTAATAGGACCACTTCCGTGGATGATCATTTCAGGTTTTGGTATGTATGTCTGTTACATTCCGTTTAACGGTTTATTTTTTGACCGAATGATTGCGACTTACAAAATAGACGGAAACACTGGATTCTTAATTTATATCGCCGATGCTTTTGGTTATTTGGGAAGTGTTTTGGTTCTGTTTTTCAAAAATTTTGGAGACAAGAATATTTCACTATTAAGCTTTTTTACCACTTGTATATATCTGTTATCCTTCGTAGGGATAATTACAACCATAATGTCGTTTAATTACTTTAAACGCAAATTCAAAAAAACATCAAAAATTAGTACAACACCTTTATACACTTGA
- a CDS encoding phosphonatase-like hydrolase, whose product MKINEIEMVVFDMAGTTINEQNIVYKSLHKAINKFGFDVSLELVLSLGAGKEKHQAIKDILKHINNTDSNTSDLIFEYFREILNQEYLSAKVLPIEGVENVLQNLKKDGVKVVLNTGYSSHVANTLLQKLNWKKDHQFDALITADDVVLGRPFPDMIHKAMQLFDIRDASKVLKAGDSAIDIEEGKNAKCGITIGVLSGAQTRSQLEEAKPDYILDSLASLYSIEN is encoded by the coding sequence ATGAAAATTAATGAAATTGAAATGGTCGTTTTTGATATGGCCGGAACAACAATAAACGAACAAAATATAGTTTACAAATCGCTTCATAAAGCAATCAATAAATTTGGATTTGATGTTTCGCTGGAATTGGTGCTGTCGTTAGGAGCAGGAAAAGAAAAACACCAAGCGATAAAAGATATTTTGAAGCATATCAATAACACGGATTCAAATACATCAGATTTAATATTTGAATATTTCAGGGAAATACTGAATCAGGAATATTTATCTGCAAAAGTGTTACCGATTGAAGGAGTTGAAAATGTACTTCAGAACCTTAAAAAAGATGGCGTAAAAGTAGTTTTAAATACAGGCTACAGCAGTCATGTTGCCAATACTTTATTGCAAAAATTAAACTGGAAAAAAGACCATCAGTTTGATGCTTTAATTACGGCTGATGATGTTGTACTAGGGCGTCCTTTTCCGGATATGATCCACAAAGCGATGCAGCTTTTTGATATTAGAGATGCTTCAAAAGTATTAAAAGCGGGAGACTCGGCTATTGATATTGAAGAAGGAAAAAATGCAAAATGTGGTATTACAATTGGCGTTTTATCGGGAGCGCAGACACGATCACAACTCGAAGAAGCAAAGCCGGATTATATTTTAGATTCTCTGGCATCTTTATACAGTATTGAAAATTGA